ACGAGAAGGCACATAGATATATGTGCGCTGtacacgtatgcatatacagACATATGcaatcatatatatacagcaaggcacacacacatatgtatacgtacatgcataagTGCATGCATAAGTACATGCATAAGTACATGCAAAAGTGCATGCATAAgcgcatgtacatgtatatgtatatatgaatatatacataagcGCGCAGACGCATAAACTGGAGTTTCACAAAATTAAAGTGCAAGCACAATGGGCTAAAAAAGGTTAATTCTGGGACATTCGCACATATTGGGCGCATATATGTGGCAAGTAGGTCATATGTACAGGGGGAAAgcgatatatatataaatatgtgtgtgtgtgcactTCTTGCTTACATGGGCGTGCTtggagggaggaggaggaaaaaaaactgtttaATTAGTGCGCGATAGGGGGCAAGGAAACAACCCTCAATGTGcctatatatgtgtatatatatatatagtaaaAGTCCCACTTGGTTAAATATACAACtgcgcaggaaaaaaaaaaaaaaaagcacgcCAGATGGATGGGACGCACAGAgggtaaaattaaaaaataaaaaagtaaaaaataaaaaggtaaaaaagttgaaaagtaaaaaaatggaaaagtggAACCCCCGCATACATAGAATTTAAGCGTCCTAAGTGAGAGGCATTTTGTTCTGGGGCCGGCTCACTTTCTACACCCACAGGCTTTCCAGAAAAGAGCGCATGGTATTTTTGCCTGCAGTCGCGCAGGAACAATTGGGAAATGCGAATATACCGCGCGTCCGCTAGGTGTTAAACtttattccttttatgcatttttggggggattaatttttttttttttttctttttgtgaattttacaattttttggagttttttcaatttggGAAAGAGAGACTTCCCAACTGGGGTACCCCCCCACTGTGGAGGGTTTCACACTTTTTGGAGCTTCATTCTCCCAACTGGTAGGGCCTTCCCTATTGGACTCTTCCTACAGGAGCACTCCGAAGCGTGGCGTCACTTTCGGTTGCTGTTGACAATGTGGTTGAGCTTCTTAGCCTGCTTGTTGGTCAAGGCTGAAGAAGCCAAGTTGCTGAGGTACGCCTGGTCGAGCGAATTAATGAGGGATGCAATCTTCTTGTTGCAATCGGCGTCGGAGAAGTCCGTCTCGTAGAtggttaaaaatatttctataaTTTTCGCAGTGTTGGAATTATCCTTACCAAAGAGGAGCGGATGATTTTGCGAAACTAAGTCGATCAGATTTTTGTGAACTCGTCTACCCTCAGCATCGTCTTCTTTGATGGGCAAATTATTTAACCACAATTTTATTAGCTCTTCCGCATTGTTAAATTTGGACGTGTGCATTAGGACAATATCTCCCAAAGCAGCTACCGCGTTGTCAATTGCAGAAATGAACTCCTTTGGTTTCTTGCTCGACGTATTCTGGTGcactaattttaaaagataatCCACAGCTACATTTGCATACTTGCTGAAGGCTTCAATTTTGGTAGCCTGAATGACTCCATAGCAAGCGGCTTGTTTCACCTTATCATCCGTGTGGTTAATGTTTAGTAACAATGCATTCATAAAATATTCCCATAAGCACACACTCTTTTCTTGTAAAAACTCTAGCAAGTCATCACAGACGTAGAGGGCCAAGGCAACGTCCTCCGAGTTAGGAGAGTTCATATACGTGTTAATAAAGGTAATACAAATATCGCAACAGGTGTTTAGGAATTGCGTAGAGTGATATTTGATGAGTACTCCTAAAATGTCTAACAAGTTGGTACGATAGTTTTGCTCTAACTCTTCCTCCCTGTCGATTATCAATAATTCGTCTTCATCGACAtcttcgttattttttttctggttaTATACCAGTCTCCTATCCGTTGAGCATTGTAGCAGTTTAAAAATCTGGTTGAAGAATAATTTCAGGGTTCCATCGGGAAGCACATTCGAACCTGCTTTCTGCAAACACATGTAGAGTCCATTCGATTCGATAATCATTACGTCTAGGATGTATTCATAATTATCATCTAGCTTCGTTTCCGATAGACTTTTCAAAACCTTTTCCGCAGCCGCTGTTAAGATAGCATGCAGCATCGTTTTGTTGTTGTCCGTTTTTTCAGAGAGAATTCTTGCGGCCTCTATCAGCTCACTAACTGCAGTCAAAGCCTTCTGCTTTATCTCGTCAGACAGTTCGTAATTCAGCATGGGTAACACAGCTGTGGCGGTGGCTTCTATATAATCCTTATAATTTTCCTTCAGTACCTCAATGATGATGATTAGGAGGTCTAGAGCCTTTTCCTGGTCTTCCAGGAGAGACGTTTTCAACCCTACGTACTGACCATTCGAAACCATGGTGATGGTTAGATCTTCCTCATCATCTGTTAGCGGTTTGGGCAAAACGCTTAAGAGGGACAAAATCGTCGGTACGATGCTGCTGAGGTATGGGAAAAAGTCATTTCCTAAAGCTCTACATATCCTTCCAATTGCTTCTTGTATGTACTCCTTAACCGTATCATCAGGATCCATTTTGGTGCTACTAATTTGAAGTAATGCATTCATACATTCCTTTGCGTCTTCTAAGAATATTTCCTTCCCCACGGAAAGTCCGATGATAGAGATACATTCTATGGCCTTTCCCCTGCACGTCCTCTCCTCTTCCGAAACTGCCTTCTGAATGATGTCCTTCATCATGGGCACAACGGtggaataatattttaagaAGTCCTCCTCAATAACTCCTGCAATCACTGCTATAGCGGTTACGGCCTGTTCTCTTACGAGCAGATAATTCGATGAATTCAGTTTCTGCAGAAGGATATCAATAATCATGTCTGCGAATGGAAGTAGTGCCATTTTGTCCAGTTCCTCTGCGTAGTTCACAAAAGCTGCAGTTGCGTGTGACTGAACTCGAAGATGTACATCATTCATGGTGGTTATCAAAGCAGTAATTATTTGTCGAGGGTACTCCTTCTGAACGTACGGTTGATGATCTAGAGAAATTTGGCCAATGGCCTGGCAAGCAGCATACCTAACTCGCACATCCTGGTCAAGCAACACTTGCAACAACATCTTTATTACATGCTCCAGTTGGTCCTCTATTTCATCCTCAGGCAAATATTCTATCGTCTGTGCTATGGCCATAATAGCAACGTACTTATGTTCCCAAGTATTCTTCATTAAAAACTCAGACACCTTATTGTACAGAATGTGAATGAACTCGGCTTCCTCCAATTCGCTAAATGCTTTTCCAACTCGATCTAGCGATTCTTCTCCTATATCGTACAATTCTTGGTTGTCGTCTTTGCCTTCCTTAATCGAATTCATCCACTCATTAAACGAGTCGTTATTAATATCAAGCATAAATAACATTGACAGGTGCACTATTTTGTCCACGAAATGGGGGACGGAGAGAGCCATTTTGGGTCTCCTCTCCGGAATGGTAATAAGTGCTTCAATACTTAACGACTTTAAGCTACTGTCAAAATCGTAATTTAATTCGCTGTCTCCCTTCATACATATGCTAAACAAAATGTCACACAAATTGGAAATATGTTTAGTAAAAAACTTGGCATTATAGTCAATCATTTTTCCAATAGCCTGAAGAACCTTTTCGCATTCTTCCAACACGGATATGTCTGAGCTACTATTTTTTACCATCAAACTTAGGGACTGCAAAATTTGTGGAATACATGGCTGTACACACTTCACCAGTACAGAGTTGTTATCTTCTACGATGCACGAAATTAAATTGATACATTCTCCTCTAACTTGTACATCTGACGAATTTAACCCTTTCATACAGACTGACGAAACTACATCTTTTTTTAGCTCCAGCTGGAAAGGGATACAACTCAAAATTCCtcccaaaattttaaagccACTAATCAATACGTCATTGTTGTTAGAATTGCAAAAATCCAATGTGACGTATAACAATTCTGGCCATTGCTTATTTACGAGTAACTTGGAGGACAAATCAATTATGTTATTGCATAAGTTGCTCCTCACCATTTTGTCTGTTTCGGAACTTATGTTGCTTATCAGTTCTGACttgacaatattttttaaattatctgGTAATAAATCCCAATagttttcttcctccgcgTTTAGTTGGGAgttttctcccttctccttctccactCCCGATTCTACATTTGACGACTTGATGTACGCTCGGAATAGGTTCCTGATCAATATCGCACATTGCAACCTCACTTGACTGTCCTTGTGGCTCTTTAGCAACTTCAAAATAGACAGCACCGTGTTGTTcaggtcattttttttgtaaaagtttAACGTATTTTCGCATTCGTTTCTTACATGGCTATCAGAGCTGCTTAATCCCTCAATTACTTCCACAATCTTTTCCATTACTTCTTACTTTGTCGAGTTCGCTTAGTTTCCTGGGGCCTCGCTCGGTCGGCCGGTCGGTAAGTCGGGCGGACGGTCAGATGGGCAGACGGTCAGGTAGGCAGACGGTCGATCGGCTGCTCTGTCGCACTGCCGCTTTGCCACTCAAACGGACGGTCAATCGGTTGCTCTGTAGCTCTGTTCTCTGTCGCTCTACCGCTCAATCGCTCGATCTCTCAATCACTCAATCGCTCAACCCTCAAACATTCAATCACTCGGGCGCTCCGCTTCTGGGTG
The sequence above is drawn from the Plasmodium cynomolgi strain B DNA, chromosome 10, whole genome shotgun sequence genome and encodes:
- a CDS encoding karyopherin beta (putative), with translation MEKIVEVIEGLSSSDSHVRNECENTLNFYKKNDLNNTVLSILKLLKSHKDSQVRLQCAILIRNLFRAYIKSSNVESGVEKEKGENSQLNAEEENYWDLLPDNLKNIVKSELISNISSETDKMVRSNLCNNIIDLSSKLLVNKQWPELLYVTLDFCNSNNNDVLISGFKILGGILSCIPFQLELKKDVVSSVCMKGLNSSDVQVRGECINLISCIVEDNNSVLSLSLMVKNSSSDISVLEECEKVLQAIGKMIDYNAKFFTKHISNLCDILFSICMKGDSELNYDFDSSLKSLSIEALITIPERRPKMALSVPHFVDKIVHLSMLFMLDINNDSFNEWMNSIKEGKDDNQELYDIGEESLDRVGKAFSELEEAEFIHILYNKVSEFLMKNTWEHKYVAIMAIAQTIEYLPEDEIEDQLEHVIKMLLQVLLDQDVRVRYAACQAIGQISLDHQPYVQKEYPRQIITALITTMNDVHLRVQSHATAAFVNYAEELDKMALLPFADMIIDILLQKLNSSNYLLVREQAVTAIAVIAGVIEEDFLKYYSTVVPMMKDIIQKAVSEEERTCRGKAIECISIIGLSVGKEIFLEDAKECMNALLQISSTKMDPDDTVKEYIQEAIGRICRALGNDFFPYLSSIVPTILSLLSVLPKPLTDDEEDLTITMVSNGQYVGLKTSLLEDQEKALDLLIIIIEVLKENYKDYIEATATAVLPMLNYELSDEIKQKALTAVSELIEAARILSEKTDNNKTMLHAILTAAAEKVLKSLSETKLDDNYEYILDVMIIESNGLYMCLQKAGSNVLPDGTLKLFFNQIFKLLQCSTDRRLVYNQKKNNEDVDEDELLIIDREEELEQNYRTNLLDILGVLIKYHSTQFLNTCCDICITFINTYMNSPNSEDVALALYVCDDLLEFLQEKSVCLWEYFMNALLLNINHTDDKVKQAACYGVIQATKIEAFSKYANVAVDYLLKLVHQNTSSKKPKEFISAIDNAVAALGDIVLMHTSKFNNAEELIKLWLNNLPIKEDDAEGRRVHKNLIDLVSQNHPLLFGKDNSNTAKIIEIFLTIYETDFSDADCNKKIASLINSLDQAYLSNLASSALTNKQAKKLNHIVNSNRK